From the genome of Helicobacter colisuis, one region includes:
- the rpsF gene encoding 30S ribosomal protein S6, translating to MRFYETMFVVKPTLTQEEITQKIDFYKAAILNNGGEISATLDMGMRNLAYEIKKNKRGYYFVIYFKAEPKLVLELERLYRINEDILRFIVIKYDSKKEQKAWEVLVDRAIHNKKATPLKEAREAKETAPKEEAKSEEASQES from the coding sequence ATGCGTTTTTATGAAACTATGTTTGTGGTAAAACCCACTTTGACACAAGAAGAAATCACACAAAAAATCGATTTTTATAAAGCAGCGATTCTTAACAATGGCGGAGAAATTAGCGCGACATTGGATATGGGAATGCGAAATCTTGCTTATGAAATCAAGAAAAATAAACGAGGATATTACTTTGTAATTTATTTCAAAGCTGAGCCAAAACTCGTTTTAGAATTAGAGCGTTTGTATCGCATTAATGAAGACATTTTGCGTTTTATCGTGATTAAATACGATAGCAAAAAAGAACAAAAAGCATGGGAAGTCTTGGTAGATAGAGCTATTCACAATAAAAAAGCGACACCATTAAAAGAAGCGCGTGAAGCTAAGGAAACAGCTCCAAAAGAAGAAGCAAAGAGTGAGGAAGCTTCTCAAGAATCTTAA
- a CDS encoding RNB domain-containing ribonuclease, whose translation MTEFVRLIEVGIPLNLEIAPEFKKIISLLQQYGAIEKKQACYFLGKKFQIGRFEPTKKGYGFVCSLFNSHQKDWLIEKNHTQRAQKGDIVLAKNITKARLGKTKAKILQVLQHRTQNIVCYLEKYKLDCIAISIPNEVAYKIKASQKSLKALPSQTILKLNPQNGEVLEILGTLDDPKIDEIIALNLYNKREAFSLQAELQAQSFKEVQISHFKERENLTHLPFCAIDPVGAKDHDDAIFYDQDNAMLYVGIADVSHYVTPNSPLDGEAKSRGFSIYFPHKSIPMLPRTLSENLCSLKEGKNRLAMVWKIRLHKRTKAVLNSELFAAIIKVKQKLNYEEVDAFFETQKSTTIKKPLQTMLLSLKELTQKLRKNRLKYGFDFTGDGVELELDKNLELRALSFESQTLSHQLIEECMLLANVESAKLLEQKNAQNDNHLKLGIYRIHPQPKMEKLNELFGELRLLGIWRDKAIPKTKMALHKVILEIQSIAKRAKIQREVDKLIVKSMQQASYASHNVGHFGLGFEAYSHFTSPIRRYSDLILHRILKDKVALNENKQYKDSLPILCDQLSLQEREVAQIELDFQDRKFARYLSKYLGQIYDGIIVSEKSPLIVALSDFPLMGARVITLNGQGVKYQKARIQILEVNLATAKVYGRMVKIFAEGFGGENLRISEYISQKRQKQAIKNKELARREALRIAKKNKQRKQNKIPRKRKKNR comes from the coding sequence ATGACTGAATTTGTCCGACTTATAGAAGTAGGAATCCCACTAAATTTGGAGATAGCACCTGAATTTAAAAAAATAATAAGCCTATTGCAACAATATGGAGCAATAGAGAAAAAACAAGCGTGTTATTTTTTGGGTAAAAAATTCCAAATTGGTAGATTTGAACCCACTAAAAAAGGATATGGCTTTGTGTGTAGCCTTTTTAATTCTCACCAAAAAGATTGGCTTATAGAGAAGAATCACACACAAAGAGCACAAAAAGGCGATATTGTCCTTGCAAAAAATATTACTAAGGCTAGATTGGGCAAGACTAAAGCCAAAATTTTACAAGTTTTGCAACATAGAACACAAAATATAGTGTGCTATTTGGAAAAATACAAACTTGATTGTATTGCGATTTCTATCCCTAATGAAGTAGCATATAAAATCAAAGCTTCTCAAAAATCCCTAAAGGCACTCCCCAGTCAAACTATTTTGAAATTAAATCCACAAAATGGAGAGGTTTTGGAGATTTTAGGCACTTTGGATGATCCCAAAATTGATGAGATTATTGCCCTTAATCTCTACAACAAACGAGAAGCCTTTAGTCTCCAAGCCGAACTCCAAGCACAAAGCTTTAAAGAAGTGCAAATTAGCCACTTTAAAGAGCGTGAGAATCTTACACATTTGCCTTTTTGTGCGATCGATCCAGTTGGCGCTAAGGATCACGATGATGCAATTTTTTATGATCAAGATAATGCGATGCTTTATGTCGGGATTGCGGATGTTAGCCATTATGTAACGCCTAATTCCCCTTTAGATGGGGAAGCAAAAAGCCGTGGATTTAGTATTTACTTTCCACATAAATCTATCCCAATGTTACCGCGCACTTTGAGTGAAAATCTTTGTTCTCTAAAAGAGGGCAAAAATCGCTTAGCAATGGTATGGAAGATTCGGCTTCATAAACGCACTAAGGCGGTATTAAATAGTGAGCTTTTTGCAGCAATTATCAAAGTCAAGCAAAAATTAAATTATGAAGAAGTGGATGCCTTTTTTGAAACTCAAAAAAGCACTACTATTAAAAAGCCTTTGCAAACAATGCTTTTATCCTTGAAAGAATTAACTCAAAAATTGCGTAAGAATCGTTTGAAATATGGGTTTGATTTCACAGGAGATGGGGTGGAGCTAGAGCTAGATAAAAATTTAGAACTTAGGGCGCTGTCTTTTGAATCTCAAACGCTTTCTCATCAATTAATTGAAGAGTGTATGTTGCTTGCTAATGTGGAGAGCGCTAAGCTATTAGAGCAAAAAAATGCTCAAAATGACAATCATTTAAAGCTAGGAATCTATCGAATCCATCCTCAACCTAAAATGGAAAAATTAAATGAGTTATTTGGAGAATTGCGGCTTTTAGGAATTTGGAGAGACAAGGCAATCCCTAAAACAAAAATGGCTTTGCATAAGGTGATTTTGGAGATTCAAAGCATTGCTAAAAGAGCAAAAATACAAAGGGAAGTGGATAAGCTTATTGTTAAATCTATGCAACAAGCTAGTTATGCTAGTCATAATGTAGGGCATTTTGGGTTAGGATTTGAGGCTTATAGCCATTTTACTTCTCCGATTCGAAGATATAGCGATTTGATTTTGCACCGAATCTTAAAAGACAAAGTTGCACTCAATGAAAATAAGCAATACAAAGATTCTTTGCCTATTTTATGCGATCAATTAAGTTTGCAAGAGCGTGAAGTGGCACAAATAGAGCTGGATTTTCAAGATAGAAAATTTGCGCGTTATCTCTCCAAGTATTTGGGACAAATCTATGATGGTATCATTGTGAGTGAAAAATCACCTTTGATTGTAGCTTTGAGCGATTTTCCTTTAATGGGTGCTAGGGTGATAACTCTAAATGGTCAAGGCGTGAAATACCAAAAAGCACGGATTCAGATTTTGGAAGTGAATCTTGCCACGGCAAAGGTTTATGGTAGAATGGTAAAAATTTTTGCAGAGGGATTTGGGGGTGAAAATTTAAGGATTTCAGAATATATTTCCCAAAAGCGACAAAAACAAGCCATAAAAAATAAAGAATTAGCTAGAAGAGAAGCTTTGAGAATTGCCAAGAAAAATAAGCAAAGAAAACAAAATAAAATCCCAAGAAAAAGAAAGAAAAACAGATAA
- a CDS encoding ArsR/SmtB family transcription factor, giving the protein MQELDSERLLNILKKLPKEELLYELAEFFKIFGDSSRIRILSLLQQEKLCVGEISELLNLSPSAVSHQLRILRQARLVRYKKIGKEVFYELDDDHIEKIFEQGLEHIQEM; this is encoded by the coding sequence ATGCAAGAGCTTGATTCAGAACGACTTTTAAATATTTTAAAAAAACTCCCCAAAGAAGAATTGCTTTATGAGTTAGCAGAATTTTTTAAAATTTTTGGTGATTCTTCGCGCATTCGCATCCTTTCTTTACTTCAGCAAGAAAAACTTTGTGTGGGAGAAATTTCAGAACTTTTAAACCTCTCTCCTTCCGCTGTTTCTCACCAACTTAGAATCCTACGCCAAGCAAGACTTGTGCGGTATAAAAAAATCGGCAAAGAAGTGTTTTATGAACTTGATGATGACCATATTGAAAAAATCTTTGAACAAGGTTTAGAGCATATTCAAGAAATGTAA
- a CDS encoding DNA polymerase III subunit delta: MYKRELDSKLASNTEIRAILLYGEDSFLVGYYGEKIAQEILKKDCEKNSFYFSEFDFNSAMACFSQGSLFGGESLVWIKADKKIPKKQLDLLIAALEKNGSGYLILEFYQAENKSAAEYSLDCKALAGSFKGKNIYEVRFFNLSAGEAFGILREYANGFELKISDFSLRKILEQQNYDLGLSVAELRKYTIFDSEINAENIENLGYSLGSVDYEEILELIFDRKPYNNLLEKFLEQGFEEIPLIAEIQKYFFQLFLFSSHIKLYGNATSEEVLGYKLPVNLLEKKKRRAIQIGQERFLKIFCVLNRWHEDSIRGITKGNGFLRTLIKIQAILE, translated from the coding sequence ATGTATAAAAGAGAACTTGATTCTAAACTTGCAAGTAATACCGAGATTCGTGCGATTTTACTCTATGGTGAAGATTCATTTTTGGTTGGGTATTATGGAGAGAAAATAGCCCAAGAGATTCTCAAAAAAGATTGTGAAAAAAACAGCTTTTATTTTAGTGAATTTGATTTTAATAGTGCTATGGCTTGTTTTTCTCAAGGTTCTCTTTTTGGAGGGGAATCGCTTGTTTGGATTAAAGCAGACAAAAAGATTCCCAAAAAACAGCTTGATTTGCTTATTGCAGCTTTGGAAAAAAATGGCAGTGGTTATTTAATTTTAGAGTTTTATCAAGCAGAAAATAAAAGTGCTGCGGAGTATTCACTAGATTGCAAGGCATTAGCAGGAAGTTTTAAGGGCAAGAATATTTATGAAGTGCGATTTTTTAACCTTAGTGCAGGTGAAGCCTTTGGGATTTTGCGCGAATATGCCAATGGCTTTGAGTTGAAAATTTCGGATTTTTCTTTGAGAAAGATTTTGGAGCAGCAAAATTATGATTTGGGGCTTAGTGTTGCAGAATTGAGAAAATACACCATTTTTGATTCAGAGATTAATGCAGAAAATATCGAGAATCTAGGTTATAGCTTGGGCAGTGTTGATTATGAAGAAATTTTGGAATTGATTTTTGATAGGAAACCCTATAATAATCTATTAGAAAAGTTTTTGGAGCAGGGATTTGAAGAGATTCCGCTCATTGCAGAAATACAGAAATATTTCTTTCAACTTTTTTTATTTTCAAGTCATATTAAGCTTTATGGAAATGCAACTTCTGAAGAGGTTTTGGGCTATAAACTTCCTGTAAATCTACTAGAAAAGAAAAAAAGAAGAGCCATACAAATAGGACAAGAAAGGTTTTTAAAAATATTTTGTGTGTTAAATCGGTGGCATGAAGATTCAATAAGGGGAATCACAAAGGGAAATGGATTTTTACGCACTTTAATTAAAATTCAAGCTATTTTAGAATAA
- the gmhA gene encoding D-sedoheptulose 7-phosphate isomerase produces the protein MQAHILNEIQSHLQTTQKMSSLVDSIQEAANLAITTLQNGGKILICGNGGSAADSQHIAAELTGRYKRERKGLSAIALTTDTSALTAIGNDYGYDFVFSRQFEALAKKGDLLWGISTSGNSTNVLNAMRCAKEMECKILGFSGKDGGEMKKWCDLLLLSPSDDTPRIQEMHLLMAHIICDLIEKATMKA, from the coding sequence ATGCAAGCACATATTTTAAATGAAATCCAATCTCACTTGCAAACCACTCAAAAAATGTCAAGTCTTGTTGATTCTATTCAAGAAGCTGCTAATCTTGCTATTACAACACTTCAAAATGGAGGCAAGATTCTCATTTGTGGTAATGGTGGAAGTGCAGCTGATTCTCAACATATTGCAGCTGAACTTACAGGACGCTACAAAAGAGAGCGAAAAGGCTTAAGCGCCATAGCCCTAACAACAGACACAAGTGCTTTAACTGCTATTGGAAATGACTATGGTTATGATTTTGTTTTTTCTAGGCAATTTGAAGCACTTGCTAAAAAAGGTGACTTGCTATGGGGAATCTCTACAAGCGGTAATAGCACCAATGTTTTAAACGCTATGCGATGCGCCAAAGAAATGGAATGTAAGATTCTAGGATTTAGTGGCAAAGATGGCGGAGAAATGAAAAAATGGTGCGATCTCCTACTTCTTTCTCCTAGTGATGATACACCAAGGATTCAAGAAATGCATCTTTTAATGGCTCATATTATTTGTGATTTGATTGAAAAAGCGACAATGAAGGCTTAG
- a CDS encoding HesA/MoeB/ThiF family protein, with product MSFTQEELERYNRNILLSGVGEEGQQKLKNAKVLVVGAGGLGSPVLFYLAAAGIGEIGICDGDNVDLSNLQRQILHTTKDLEKNKALSAKEKLESLNPKIKINIYKERLNVSNILGIIKDYDLVIEATDAFASKFLLNDACVLGGKILVRASALHFCGQAMSIKPKESACYACLFDSPPQGEVPTGASVGILGAVAGLFGCIEANEAIKIITGVGKPLFDQFLTCDVRDMEFRKINIKRNLKCRVCGENGIKSLDLDRYQ from the coding sequence ATGTCATTTACTCAAGAAGAATTAGAAAGATACAATCGTAATATTTTATTAAGTGGAGTTGGGGAAGAAGGGCAACAAAAGCTAAAAAACGCTAAAGTGCTTGTAGTAGGTGCTGGTGGGCTTGGTTCTCCAGTTTTATTTTATTTAGCTGCTGCTGGGATTGGCGAGATTGGAATCTGCGATGGCGATAATGTGGATTTGAGCAATCTTCAAAGACAAATTTTGCACACAACAAAGGATTTAGAAAAAAACAAAGCACTCTCAGCTAAAGAAAAGCTAGAATCACTCAATCCCAAAATTAAAATTAACATTTACAAAGAGCGGTTAAATGTGAGTAATATTTTAGGGATTATTAAGGATTATGATCTTGTCATAGAGGCTACAGATGCCTTTGCTTCAAAGTTTTTGCTTAATGATGCTTGTGTGCTTGGGGGCAAGATTCTAGTTAGAGCGAGTGCCTTGCATTTTTGCGGACAGGCAATGAGTATAAAGCCAAAGGAAAGTGCTTGTTATGCGTGTTTATTTGATTCTCCACCACAAGGAGAAGTTCCAACAGGCGCAAGTGTAGGAATCTTGGGTGCAGTTGCTGGGCTTTTTGGCTGTATTGAAGCCAATGAAGCGATAAAAATCATTACAGGAGTTGGTAAGCCACTTTTTGATCAATTTTTAACTTGTGATGTACGGGATATGGAATTTCGTAAGATTAACATTAAGCGCAACTTAAAATGTCGCGTATGTGGTGAAAATGGTATAAAAAGTTTAGATTTAGATAGGTATCAATGA
- the rfaE1 gene encoding D-glycero-beta-D-manno-heptose-7-phosphate kinase → MKPNILVIGDLILDHYIWGKCERISPEAPVQVIEVTKETLNLGGACNVASNLIALDCNVFICGMAGADKAGEDLKNKLESLHINTQGIHFSKNRPTTQKSRIIASHQQVVRVDREDKSLIDKEAEQFILESAKKLIKHSKIHCIVLSDYQKGVLSQNLTQSLIQLACDSKLKILIDPKGKDYSKYQGATLLTPNKKEATEATGIQIKDDSSLLLALQKLKEICHLEYSLITLSEDGIGILKDGLHKIPTIAKEVFDVTGAGDTVIAALAFMLAKEEDILSSLHFANAAAAVVVGKVGSATANKQEILNYLRDNHLLDSLSKEIPKILNTNLADSKFLPHLQRISQKQKPMALDSKFIKSNDFALFLEFLQTLKSQDFKTIFTNGCFDILHFGHISYLNKARELGDLLIIGLNSDSSIKRLKGDERPINSQEDRAALLCALECVDFVIIFDEDTPLNLISQIKPDILVKGADYANKKIVGSDLVKEVRLIEFIEGKSTSATIKKIKKE, encoded by the coding sequence TTGAAACCCAATATTTTAGTCATTGGGGATTTGATTTTAGATCATTATATTTGGGGCAAATGCGAAAGAATCTCCCCAGAAGCTCCCGTGCAGGTGATTGAAGTTACCAAAGAAACACTCAACCTAGGAGGCGCTTGTAATGTCGCAAGCAACCTCATCGCCCTAGATTGCAATGTGTTTATTTGTGGAATGGCAGGTGCTGATAAGGCAGGTGAGGATCTCAAAAACAAGCTAGAATCACTTCACATCAACACTCAAGGAATCCACTTTAGCAAGAATCGACCCACCACGCAAAAATCCCGCATCATCGCTTCACATCAACAAGTTGTGCGTGTAGATAGAGAAGATAAAAGCCTAATTGACAAAGAAGCAGAACAATTTATTTTAGAATCTGCCAAAAAATTAATCAAGCATTCCAAAATTCATTGTATCGTTTTATCTGATTATCAAAAAGGTGTTTTAAGTCAAAATCTCACTCAAAGCCTCATTCAACTTGCTTGTGATTCTAAACTTAAGATTCTCATTGATCCAAAGGGCAAAGATTATTCCAAATATCAAGGTGCTACTCTTCTAACCCCAAACAAAAAAGAAGCCACTGAGGCTACAGGAATCCAAATAAAAGATGATTCTTCACTGCTCCTAGCTCTCCAAAAACTAAAAGAGATTTGCCATCTTGAATATTCACTCATCACCTTAAGTGAAGATGGAATTGGAATCTTAAAAGACGGATTACACAAAATCCCAACTATCGCCAAAGAAGTTTTTGATGTAACGGGCGCTGGAGACACCGTTATTGCAGCTTTAGCTTTTATGCTTGCAAAAGAAGAAGATATTCTCTCTAGTCTTCACTTTGCTAATGCCGCAGCAGCTGTGGTGGTAGGCAAAGTCGGATCAGCAACGGCTAATAAGCAAGAAATTTTAAATTACCTTAGAGACAATCATCTCTTAGATTCTCTCTCCAAAGAAATTCCAAAGATTCTTAATACTAATCTTGCTGATTCCAAATTTTTGCCACATTTGCAGAGAATCTCACAAAAACAAAAGCCAATGGCTCTTGACTCTAAATTTATAAAATCTAATGATTTTGCCTTATTTTTAGAGTTTTTACAAACCTTAAAGTCGCAAGATTTTAAAACTATTTTTACCAATGGCTGTTTTGATATTTTGCATTTTGGACACATTAGCTATCTCAATAAAGCTCGTGAATTAGGAGATTTGCTTATTATTGGATTAAATAGCGATTCTTCTATCAAGCGGCTTAAAGGTGATGAGCGCCCAATCAACTCTCAAGAGGATAGAGCCGCACTGCTGTGTGCATTAGAATGTGTAGATTTTGTTATTATCTTTGATGAAGATACACCGCTTAATCTCATTAGCCAAATTAAACCTGATATTTTAGTTAAAGGCGCAGATTATGCCAATAAAAAAATAGTTGGAAGCGACCTTGTTAAAGAAGTGCGTTTAATTGAATTTATAGAAGGCAAAAGCACTAGTGCAACAATAAAAAAAATCAAAAAGGAATAA
- the rfaD gene encoding ADP-glyceromanno-heptose 6-epimerase, protein MQYIDDTLAGKRILITGGAGFIGSNLALYFQKYHPKSQVVVFDCFRNGEAFENGNPKSLGHFKNLLEFKGEVIAGDINNKADLQRLENMNFDYIFHQAAISDTTVLNQELILRSNLNAFKDLLDLSIRSEAKMIYASSAGVYGNTPAPNSIGSGEIPENAYGFSKLMMDHLASKYLQENPSLHIVGLRYFNVYGENEFYKGKTASMILQLGLQALQNKKVRLFKMGEQKRDFVYIQDVIQANVKAINAKKSGVYNVGSGKSRSYNDIVACLKKELGEFEVEYFDNPYSFFQTHTEANIVLTKEFLGYEPRFSLEIGIKNYLDQIKAIHAKGY, encoded by the coding sequence ATGCAATACATTGATGACACCCTTGCAGGAAAACGTATTTTAATCACAGGTGGCGCTGGATTTATTGGATCTAATCTCGCGCTTTATTTTCAAAAATATCACCCCAAGTCTCAAGTGGTAGTTTTTGATTGTTTTAGAAATGGGGAAGCTTTTGAAAATGGAAATCCAAAATCACTAGGACATTTTAAGAATCTTTTAGAATTTAAGGGTGAGGTCATCGCAGGAGATATAAACAACAAAGCCGATTTGCAAAGATTAGAAAATATGAATTTTGATTATATCTTTCATCAAGCAGCCATTTCAGATACTACCGTGCTTAATCAAGAGCTTATTTTGCGCAGCAACCTTAATGCCTTTAAAGATTTACTAGATTTGAGCATAAGAAGCGAAGCAAAAATGATTTATGCTTCAAGCGCAGGAGTTTATGGCAACACTCCTGCACCAAATAGCATTGGTAGTGGCGAGATTCCAGAGAATGCTTATGGATTTTCTAAATTAATGATGGATCATCTAGCTTCCAAATATTTACAAGAAAATCCTAGTTTGCATATCGTTGGATTGCGATATTTTAATGTCTATGGCGAAAATGAATTTTACAAAGGCAAAACAGCTTCAATGATTCTGCAACTTGGCTTACAAGCACTCCAAAACAAAAAAGTAAGACTCTTCAAGATGGGAGAGCAAAAACGCGATTTTGTTTATATTCAAGATGTTATTCAAGCCAATGTAAAAGCTATCAATGCTAAAAAAAGTGGCGTTTATAATGTAGGCAGTGGAAAATCAAGAAGCTATAATGATATTGTGGCTTGTTTGAAAAAAGAGCTAGGGGAATTTGAAGTAGAATATTTTGACAATCCTTATTCTTTTTTTCAAACACACACTGAGGCTAATATCGTGCTAACAAAAGAATTTTTAGGTTATGAGCCTAGATTCTCTTTAGAAATTGGTATCAAAAACTATCTTGATCAAATCAAAGCTATTCACGCTAAAGGCTATTAA
- a CDS encoding HDOD domain-containing protein, giving the protein MKDLIISEIDSLPPLPQTISELQKACLREDVSIREIANIIESDPLLTANIIKTANSPLFGYSRTINSVSQAVMLFGVYTAKGLAIASAIKSQLEMDLSPYGLSVADFIKASNLKGIFLAKWHQSKNPILHSLISCALIIHVGMVILANVLRSTNKEKDFEKKLKSMSLIEAERSVLQMDQIEILEMLFEHWHFEETMVQIVHYLGKPELPKELECYIYPLRVVNFLINPYSIASKEQIQEALKYVSLYGLDEEGFKRALLEMGFVENLSEIE; this is encoded by the coding sequence ATGAAAGACTTGATAATTTCTGAAATTGATTCTTTGCCACCCTTACCTCAGACAATATCGGAGTTACAAAAAGCTTGTTTGCGAGAAGATGTTAGCATAAGAGAGATAGCAAATATTATTGAAAGCGATCCTCTTTTAACTGCTAATATTATTAAAACTGCAAATTCTCCGTTATTTGGTTATTCAAGAACCATTAATTCAGTCTCACAAGCGGTGATGCTTTTTGGTGTTTATACGGCTAAGGGACTAGCAATTGCAAGTGCAATAAAGTCGCAATTAGAGATGGATTTAAGTCCTTATGGATTGAGTGTAGCTGATTTTATAAAAGCTTCTAACTTAAAGGGAATATTTTTGGCAAAATGGCATCAATCTAAAAATCCCATATTGCATTCCTTAATTTCTTGTGCGCTGATTATCCATGTTGGAATGGTTATTTTAGCTAATGTTTTAAGAAGCACAAATAAAGAAAAAGACTTTGAAAAAAAGCTTAAGAGTATGTCCCTTATTGAAGCAGAAAGATCGGTTTTGCAGATGGATCAAATTGAAATTTTAGAAATGCTTTTTGAGCATTGGCATTTTGAAGAAACAATGGTACAAATTGTGCATTATTTGGGCAAACCAGAGTTGCCAAAAGAATTAGAATGTTATATTTATCCCTTGCGTGTGGTAAATTTTTTAATTAATCCTTATAGCATTGCAAGCAAGGAACAGATTCAAGAGGCACTTAAGTATGTTTCTCTTTATGGTTTAGATGAAGAGGGTTTTAAAAGGGCTTTGTTGGAAATGGGGTTTGTAGAAAATTTGAGTGAGATTGAATGA
- the ssb gene encoding single-stranded DNA-binding protein, whose product MFNKVILVGNLTRDVELRYLPSGAALARLGLATNRRYKKQDGTQAEEVCYIDANLFGRTAEVANQYLKKGSQVLIEGRLVLESWTDNTGTKRSKHSIAAESMQMLGQRQNANENVGYGEGGYASGYEQQEAYQKPSPQVQRPQKEPDLPVIDINDDEIPF is encoded by the coding sequence ATGTTTAATAAAGTCATTTTAGTAGGAAATCTTACGCGTGATGTAGAGTTGCGTTATCTGCCAAGTGGTGCAGCATTAGCAAGGTTGGGTTTGGCAACAAACCGCCGATACAAAAAGCAAGATGGCACTCAAGCAGAGGAGGTTTGTTATATTGATGCAAATCTCTTTGGTAGGACAGCTGAAGTGGCTAATCAATACCTTAAGAAAGGATCTCAAGTTCTAATTGAAGGTCGTTTGGTGCTTGAGAGTTGGACTGATAATACAGGCACAAAGCGTAGTAAGCATTCTATTGCCGCAGAAAGTATGCAAATGCTAGGGCAAAGACAAAATGCTAATGAGAATGTTGGCTATGGAGAGGGTGGGTATGCTAGTGGTTATGAACAGCAAGAGGCTTATCAAAAACCATCGCCACAAGTTCAAAGACCACAAAAAGAGCCCGATCTCCCAGTGATTGATATTAATGACGATGAAATACCATTTTAA